From a single Lolium rigidum isolate FL_2022 chromosome 7, APGP_CSIRO_Lrig_0.1, whole genome shotgun sequence genomic region:
- the LOC124670841 gene encoding uncharacterized protein LOC124670841 codes for MAFDVIEVPFQFNKILLRLPPKPSSLPQASLVCTLWRSILSDPRFLKRFRKHHQKPPLLGFFVGYTGSKHNFVPVMDTKPDRISAARFCVPKSSRDFLGCRHGLAVFIKWLRETVVWDPLTGQQQRVPFPPGLVNAETDTFWDWHAAVLCVDPEDGHVHGDCFSSPFKLVLTCGGDTQASACLYESKSGAWGNIASTPTTDEILQIRPSVLIRDALFWLLCEGDILAFDIESQSLDVIEKPVDAQPVDAHGAAGYSFQLLRTNDSGLGFASMSNLGIQLWKRSSNSDNVVGWVLQSKVIQLDGLFPQGMPSDHKMAGMVGYDEESNAIVLATYIGDFMLQLDSMQFIRISKRNCWSSKLYYPYRSFYTAGESEAGFYQGLMGAAGEEKVFSLAADLWPEGEQTPLPSRKEKKAQSGSIACRWTDGGGGSASRSATSPPTTAAGSWTSSTSPTPRAARSPSRRAARAPRVRSLRRRLGRQRLPRACDTPAKERRLCVLELVGDERPGLLSEVFALQDLRCGTIDARTWTNGGHVVALVCIREEDTGAFIHEPVRIRRIESCLRHVLRGGVHGLVDAATVGKLDRRLHQQLNEDGEAALRGGLQTTRADRFGPLE; via the exons tcaacaagatCCTACTCCGTCTCCCTCCAAAGCCATCCTCCCTCCCACAGGCCTCCCTCGTTTGCACACTCTGGCGCAGCATCCTCTCCGATCCCAGGTTTCTCAAACGCTTCCGGAAACACCACCAAAAGCCTCCTCTGTTGGGCTTCTTTGTAGGGTATACTGGCAGTAAACACAACTTCGTTCCTGTCATGGACACAAAGCCTGACCGCATCTCAGCTGCACGCTTCTGCGTGCCCAAGAGTAGCAGGGACTTCCTCGGCTGCCGACATGGGCTTGCTGTCTTTATCAAGTGGCTGCGCGAGACCGTTGTATGGGATCCCCTCACCGGGCAGCAGCAACGCGTGCCTTTTCCACCAGGGCTTGTTAATGCCGAAACTGACACTTTCTGGGACTGGCACGCAGCGGTGCTATGTGTTGATCCTGAAGATGGGCATGTGCATGGCGATTGCTTCTCCAGCCCGTTTAAGTTAGTTTTGACGTGTGGTGGAGACACACAAGCGTCCGCTTGCCTCTACGAGTCCAAGTCTGGTGCATGGGGAAATATTGCATCAACGCCGACTACAGATGAGATTCTTCAGATAAGGCCCAGTGTCCTCATTAGGGATGCACTTTTCTGGTTGTTATGTGAAGGTGACATTCTTGCGTTTGATATTGAAAGCCAGAGTCTTGATGTGATCGAGAAGCCGGTGGATGCCCAGCCGGTGGATGCCCATGGTGCCGCCGGCTATTCCTTCCAGCTCTTACGGACAAATGATAGTGGCCTTGGCTTCGCAAGCATGTCGAATCTGGGCATCCAATTGTGGAAGAGGAGCTccaactctgataatgttgttggATGGGTGCTGCAGTCAAAAGTCATTCAACTAGATGGACTCTTTCCACAAGGAATGCCTAGCGACCACAAAATGGCAGGGATGGTGGGGTATGATGAGGAGTCAAATGCGATTGTTCTGGCTACTTATATTGGTGACTTCATGCTTCAACTTGATTCGATGCAGTTCATAAGAATTTCCAAAAGAAATTGCTGGAGTAGTAAGCTGTATTATCCTTACAGAAGTTTCTATACTGCAG GTGAG TCTGAGGCTGGGTTCTACCAGGGGCTCATgggggcggcgggggaggagaAAGTATTCTCCCTTGCCGCGGACCTTTGGCCGGAGGGGGAGCAG ACACCATTGCCtagcagaaaagaaaagaaagcacAGAGCGGAAGCATAGCGTGTCGATGgactgatggaggcggtggctctGCGTCTAGAAGTGCTACATCTCCTCCGACAACGGCCGCTGGTTCATGGACGTCCTCAACATCGCCGACGCCGCGGGCCGCAAGGTCGCCGAGCCGACGGGCTGCTCGCGCGCCTCGAGTCCgctctctccgccgccgcctcggccgccaACGCTTGCCGAGGGCGTGCGACACGCCGGCCAAGGAGAGGAGGCTCTGCGTGCTCGAGCTCGTCGGCGACGAGCGCCCGGGCCTCCTATCCGAGGTGTTCGCTCTACAAGACCTGCGCTGCGGCACCATCGACGCCAGGACATGGACGAACGGCGGCCACGTCGTCGCGCTAGTCTGCATCCGCGAAGAGGACACCGGCGCGTTCATCCACGAGCCGGTCCGGATCAGGCGCATCGAGTCCTGCCTCCGGCACGTCCTCCGCGGCGGCGTGCACGGCTTGGTTGACGCGGCGACGGTGGGCAAACTGGACCGGCGGCTCCACCAGCAGCTGAACGAGGACGGGGAGGCTG CTCTGCGGGGTGGCTTGCAGACAACGCGGGCTGACCGCTTCGGCCCGCTCGAATGA